TTGTTTAAGTAACAAGTATATTTGATTTGTGGAAGccacaagggaaaaaacaccCTGCAGAAATTGTAATGATCCACCATTAAAGGGAAGGAAGCACCTAAGGTTCATAAATGCTCATTAGGCAAAAAGAGTGACAAAAGTCAGAGGCTCCACTAGAGATCAGAAAGTTTTGTTGGTCAGTTACACACTTGGCATGGAAACTGGCCTGGGCTTTGTTGGGGGACACCTTTTTAGGTTAGGTTTCTCCACCCCAAAGGCAGATTTCTTGCCTTCTATGTAAATTAGTTATCATGAGTAGTCTGTTCTTTCAGGCCTTTCTGGAAATGGGTTGGAGGGCTTTGGGGGTCTAAATCCTACCCTATAGTCCATGCCTGCTTCCTGCCACAAGTTCCTCTGCTTGTGCTGTGTCGTGTTTCTTTCTCATAGCAAAATGAATCTGCCTGGCCCTCTGCTCCAGTAAAGTCTTGTTCTTTCTCACGGTGTAGTCCTTGGTTATCACCAACAGTTCTCGTGTGTTACTGCCAGCAGTCGCTGGTTGACTCCAGAGCCATGTGGTTATCAGTGTTTGAGATATGTACATTAGCCCCTTGTCCTCTGGGAACCAAGAGCTCCAAGGGTCTCGCTTTGCAACACTGTTTATGGGGTCACAAGAGAATGGGCTTTAATTACAGTAGTTTTCCATCCTGCCTGCAATTTGAGTTGGTAACTTTCTCTGAAGtttcagtaacaaaaatattttccacttggGTTGTTACTGaggcaaggaaaataaatttccaaagCTGTCTGTTATAAAATAGGAGCTCATTAGATACCTGTTAGTTCCTGGGAACAGACAGTGTTTCTGGTGAGCCTTAAGAAAGGCTTAGTCCAGTGCAGTTTGTTCAGGTTGGAGCCTAGTGAACGTTTTTGAGATCACAGTGTGGCCTGGATACTTCATTTACAATCCATCCCACAGCTGAAGTTAGCTTCCCTGGGCCTCTACAGTTTGCAACTATTCTGATTCCTTGGGTAAGTTGCACATAAATAAGAGTGAATTGAACCTTCATAATACCTCATGACATTGTGCTGAGCTTGAAGTTGACAATAAATAATTATAGATGCctatatataagtatatatatgtCTGTGCCTATTATACCTGTATAAACTATAAGTACTGGTAAAATAACTTGTGTTTTATCTTACATGTCACAAGGCAATATGCATATAAACCAATACATAAAGTCTGTGAAATAACTGCATATGCTTACTCTTTGTAGCACGGCTAAGCCACATTAGTTGTGTCACAGTTTTAATCTATTAGCTACTATTCTTTCTTACACTTGTTGTAACTTTTGTATTGAATTCCTTTAAttttacatgtatttaaaatgttaatatcCTGTTTCcgaaacaaattatttctagaAATGTAATATCTGTAAGAAAAAGGGAGCTTCAATTGGATGTGTAGCTCCTAAATGCAAACGAAGTTACCATTTTCCTTGTGGGCTACAAAGGGAATGCATTTTCCAGTTTATGGAAGACTTCAGGTGAGTTTTGGGACTTCGttgcttttctattttcaatTTTTCGTATTTATACAGGGGGTGACTTGGGTTTCTTTCATGGCTTGTTGTTGGATAGGCTGATAGTTGCAAATGGCATCAGATTATCTAGGAAACATACCCAATTTGTGGAAGACATGAAAGTCAAAACAGTTGTATCGCATACCTAATATTTCTGAACTCAGTTCTCAACACTTAAATACATGACTTTATGCTTCTACAAGTAGTTAAGTTGTTTATAAAATTGAGCAGTAAATTCTGAACTCTGAAATAAACTGCATAATGGTcgatttgggttttttgtttgccaGTCTTCTATGCCTTTGTTGAAACAGCAAATCTTTGGCTACCTGTATCTCTCAGCAGTCAAAACACAGTGTCTGCCATCTTGTTGTTTCCAAGTTATTTGGAGAAGGACTGCAGGGGAACTGGTcttaatataaaatgttttgttttcttttaccgTCATCTGTCTAGCATCTTGTCTGTAGTCAAAATACTCTCGAGTGCATTATCCTTCTTATTGTGAGCTGAGTTTGTAGGGTGGGTGGACTGAAGCCTGGCAGGCACTTAGTAAAAACAACTTGCATTACCACAAGTGCATGTAAAGATAAGGCATTTTCAGAAAGGTTTCTTCTAGAGCTGCATTTCTTGGATGTcgtggtatggaatatccctgaGGCCAGTTTGGGTTAGCCATCCCAGCTGTCTCACCTTCTAGTTCCTTGTGCATCCCTAGCCTGCTTAATAGTGGGGAGgggtgagaaacagaaaaagtctGGACTCTGTTCAAGATCCGCTGGGCAATAGCTGTAACATCACTGTATTATAAACACTGATTTCctcacaaatccaaaacatcaCTGTACAAGCTACTATTAAGAAATTCAACTCTAGCCTAGCCACCAGTGTGTCTGTATTTTTTGCTTGTTGCATAGCACTTACTCATGAAAAATggattaataaattaattttactgtctCCAAATTTTATGAAGAAGGTtcttaaaacattattttgttaAGGGAACTGTAAATTACTCTTTTTAGATCTTACTGTTGGGAACATAGACCAGTCCAAACATTTACGGATAAAGAATCTAGAGAAGCTTCACAGTGCACAATATGCCTGGATTTGGTTGAACATCTTCCGTTGTACACTGTATTGAAAAGTCCTTGCTGTAAAAATGCTTGGTTTCATCGAGAATGCTTGCAGGTAATACAGGTTCTccatttaattctttttgcaTCCATGGAGATCacatttctgttcaaaaatAATGGAACAATTGCTTACTGTTAAGTGTACGTAGTATGTATGAAGTATACTAGGTTTGAAGAACAGTGCTAAAATTGTGTTATGGACACAACAGGATTTTGAGTTTTTAAcactattaatttttctttccctgtggcCCCTCATGTTTCTGCATGTATGATACATACTTCATGCCTTTACTACTTTTAGGAACTGAAGTTCAACCTGCATAGTTGCTTTCTTTCAGGTCATTATGTGCAGAATCTGAGtgctaaaaatgtaatttatccATCCTGAGTTCTCCTTGGCTAAATCCAGGACTAGAAAAAGTTAGAACATTCTTTTTGTAAATTTATGCTGGATCTGGAAAGGCTGACTGAAAAGGATAATGCTTTCATTTATGAACCTTATTCTAGCATATGAGTTGTTTCctttaaaggaagagaaaatccTTGCCATTTGCTTTAATGGCATGTCACATCATGATTGATATCAGCTTTAACACACATGTCAGGACAGTATCCATGAATGTAATGCGTGTCAATATTAAGACATAAGTTATTGGCATCTTAAGGATGGTAGTAATTCAATaattggtttggtttctttgttgtgtttttttttcttggcacaGTATCAAGCTTTGAGTGctgggatatttttctttaggtgCACAGTATGTAATAACAAGGacaattttcaaaaagaaatgttgagAATGGGCATACACATTCCGGAAAGGTAGGTAACTTTGTTAATGATTTGTTTCCTGTATAAAAACTTTGATAGACTGttacaaacatttattttattctacgGACTTCAGTTATTAATATAAACATTGGTTCTACCTTCAGTTGTAGAGTTATTCAGTTTGGTAAGGAGTAGcctgttttcttttagataTGCATAAGAATGGGCAAAGGTGATGATCGTTATCTCAAACATGTAACAAGAATCTCTGAAAAGTCATTTTTAATGCCATAATTCAACTTAAACTCTAAACCCAATTAGAAGAGAAAAGCACTTcttaaatacaataatttttcCTTAACAGAGATTGCTGAGAAGTGTTATTTTCTGTGCCCAAGTTTAATTATCTGAATTTCTGTCAAGACAGAATTGTAATTGACTGATTACTCAGCTGTACGACTTCTATCTTCTGCCAAGGGATTGCAAAGGTTGTTAGTATAATAACTGCTTCCAAAATTCCaaactgtttttcctgtttctatCACCTGATGAGGCTCATAATATGACAGAAAGAGATCAGAATGATGTTTCTTTGTTAGAAGTATTATTCCGTAATAACTATTAGTCTCTTCAGAGAGCACTATTAATTCCCTCTTGAAACAAAAGCTTAAGAttctggagaggaagaggaCTCAAAATAATTGATGAACTTTGCCATACTGGCCTGGAACATTCTGAGTTACCATTTATGAAACCAGTTTCAGCAGTAACTTGAGTGGGCTGCCTGAacaaatctttgttttctgtgagagaaaaaagggaCAGAGACAGAGCAAATGTGCACTAAGGtcatgtgaaaaataataaatactcGAGATCAAAGTAACtttatggaagaaaaagtacatctgtattttatagacttttcttccccctctgtTACCTAGAAACCCCTGTCTGTTACATAGAACATGACGTGATTGAATTATATTCATATGTTTATTGCATATATctttttttgaaatacagagtAACCCATCGAAACAATCAGAAATAATAGTTTTGATATCCAGTCCTTCTGCCTTGTTTACAGGGATGCATCTTGGGAACTTGAAGAAAATGCATATCAAGACTTGCTGCATTGTTATCAACACTGTGATGTTAAAAGATGTCTCTGCAAGAAAGGAAGAGACTATAATGAACCTGACAGGTATGATACCTTTAGCAGGAAAGTACAACTTAGGATGAAATAGTTTTTAGACATGTGTTgctatttatattatttttatttacttaaatgTCTTGATATTTTTCAGCATCATGTTTTAATGTCAAACACACTGTACAGATAGTGTTTGTTTTACTTAATGTAATCATATTTCAATAGTAAATGTCTCTAGCTTGATCTGGTTATAAAAGCCATGAAGACCAAATTTAAGGGATTATCAGTTACTCTGTCCTAATTTTATACAGGCTGAAGTAGAATTTGTGCATCACCATAGTATGTGTCTAAATGAATGTTGTGTATGTATCATTCAGCATTTAATTCAGCAATTTAATAAGTGTTAAAATACTTACAGCTTTTACAAGAAGTTTTGTTAAAGTAGTAGACTTAGCTTAGTAGTCAGAATGTTTCCCTAGAGAGCTCTCCTTTAAAAGAATTACAATTTGGAAAAGTTGACTGGTGGATACCCATAAAACACAGAGGATTTTGCTGACTAGCAGGGTAAGAAGAAAATAGTGCCTTCAATCAGTTGACTCCAGGGCAGGGGAATACTAATAGCCTCATTCAATGCAACTGCTGGAGCATGAgtagctttttttcttgttgcagCTAGATAATGAGTACATCTTGTGTGAAAAAAGTCTCCTTGATTAGAGTCAGTACTACCAGACtgataaaattatgttttgttgGTTTAGTGTCTGGATTGCACTTACTATTGAACAGTCTTTGTTTTAAGTAGCCTTATTCATCTGTATAATTGTAAATACctaagctttttcttttagtaaatGGGAAATAAAGCGTTGCCAGTACTGTGGTTCTCGTGGGACTCATTTGGCCTGTTCATCTCTGAGGTCATGGGAGCAAAACTGGGAGTGCATGGAATGCAGAAGTATCTTTGCAAAATCAGGTAAAATATGGATGTGACACTGATTTCTTAAATGACAACTTTAAGTTACGTAAGCATACTTTACAACTGGcaaattcattaaattaataaaatgtaatcaATACAGGGAAGTATAGCAAACGGAAAAAGCGTGCTTTGGCTACTTCTGAAAAGACAAATGGAACAACTTGTTTGCTGGAAGAGCCACCTCCAAAGTCCCCTCGGCCGTCATCTGGATCTCCATGCAATTTTCTGCTCCAGTgtgtaattttctgttttctcacagAAACTGATTATTGCATAAAATAATACTTAAACATGAGGAAATGATGGCTTATTCTGTAGGAGAATCTTATATTAGATtgcaaatcaaatcaaattgGAATAAAGTTCAGTGATTGAAGTTTTCTGAGTAAGCCATGAACTCTGGAAATTTGTTATAGTTATTTGGATTTGGTGGCAAACCACTTTTTAGTTTGGTAAAGATCAATCCTTGTCAAAGGAATTTTAACCATTTAGTGGTAGCTTAAGAGTATACAAATGGCAAAGCTTTAAGTTTGCTTAttggtattttttccattttaatactGTTCTAGAAGTCTGACTTAAAGATGTTCATAGTAATGTTTTCCATTGCTGTAATAAAACTTTTCAAGTTTGTAGAAActaatatttttagtttttacttACTGTGTCAGTCAGGACTTTCATCTGATGTATGAGATGCAACTAAAAACATCCCAAGACCACAGTGTattaaaacacagaattgttatattttaaatggtAGTTCAGACACCAGTGGACTTgatgaaaatgaagataaaaatgagattaaGTACTGATTATGGGGAAAACTATATTGCTACCTAGAAATAGGAAGTGTCCATGCATTCTTCAGTTGTATCTCttcttaaaatactgttttggcTTATAGATCACCAAAGATAATGTGCCAGAACTTGTCACCTTGCTCACACCTAGAATTTCCAGCATCCAACAGAGTGACAATGTCCTTATCTCCAGTGATGTCAAACAGGAGCTGGTCCCTGAGGCACAGgtatttcttctatttttcttattttgaagaGTAATCTAGCTCATGGCTTTATACTCTATTTCCTACAGAACatgcaggagggctgggggatgtctctgtgtgtgcatttgtgtaTATACACTATCCATATGTATTTGTGTGCATATACGGTATCCAGATATATTTCTCTGTGTGATTATATTCagtatgcatatatatttgtgtgtgtacatgtgtatGTAGTCACTGCAAAAATGAGTATACACTTAAAGCCTGAAGTCGTAGCTTGAGAAAGGCTTCTGCTAAATGCTAGAGGAGtgtaaggagaaagaaatgaaaccTACTGAGAATTTTTAGGTTAGATAGTGAGAGGATCAAAACCCAGAAATGCATATTTGTCCTTACTGATGCATGGCTAAACATTCATTAGAAAATAGGGAATAAAGAGAATCCTAATTGCTTTCTTCTAATTAGACAGGTCCtaaattttaaacctttttgtatttgtatcaTATGAATAGTTCATGATTGTACTAAAGCCAGTGCTAAAacaacatattttaatatagaatATTCAGTTTAAGGACATAAAATTCATTATCCTCTTGTGAGTAGTTAGTTTATGGATTCTACCTGATGTGCTAAAAATTCTGATGAGGGAATAAGTTATTTCTAGGAGATGCAGTATTTGGGATAGTTTTGGTTGGAAGCTAGAAAACTAAGAAAACATCTTGCTTTTTTAAGTGAGAACTTTCTTCCtactcaaatatatttttttattatagtgACAAAGATTGCTCTCATTTGGTTGCAAAACATCTTTAACATAAAATAAGCTCTTCAATCTCTTACTTGTTTCAAGTTGTTTAAATGTCAGCTCATTGTGTGAGAATTATTTGGCACTGTGTTGGAGTTACTGAATTAAGAAAATCATAATTTGTTTTATGCCAGGGTAATTATTTCTACCTCCTTTTTTCAGTTCTTAGAGGTATTTTAAAACTTGCCACTACAGTGTCAAAATTTTTTTAAGGCTATGCTAAATGTTTTACTGATACAATTCAGCCAATACCTGAATGTGCCACAGTGTTCAGAGAAGTGTTCTTAATAGACtactaaaatgttttttgtgtAACTTGCTAATTATGAATCATAacatttcatctgaaaatacaTGCTATTTTCTTGTAGGCAATTAAGAAAGCAAAGATGGGAGGCTTGTAATATACTGAAGCAGTTAAAGGTAcaagttaaaacaaaaacaacaagaCTTAACATCAACgcagaaaatatttggagtaGTGCTTTAAAAGGATTTAGGCAGCGCATTTTTAGTCCTACAAACACTATTGAAGTAAGTTTCTTAAACTGCAAAAATAGATCGAAGACAAAAACTTCTGCTGCATCAAAACATCATTTCTTCCAGTTATTAATGCATCACCTTCAGAATTCATCATTGTTTGAGGGCTCTTCTGGAAAGAATTTGTCCCTTGATTTTCAAGGTAATTAGTTGCTTTGTTATTGAGAAGTGTAtaggttaaaatattttttaatcttcagcCAGCATGAATGTCAGTTCAAAAGTACAGTCCTGAAGGATGAAAActggggtttgatttttttattttttcaattctAAAGTGGGATGGTGTGTggatttgtaattaaaattattggGGTTGGTTGGAAAAGTTGATGACAACCATGGAAAAACAGCATATAACTagatttggggcttttttaattAGTGTATTTGTTCTCTTCAAGTGAATTTCTTTCTTGCTGACACACATTCTCTGctaattattttcccttcctcaaaTTTCTAGAACATTATTTCTCATAGCATGCTTCTTCCCAAAGACGCCAAGTTAGTTTCTTTGAATTCTTATGCTTAATAATTAAATAAGCATTGGGTGTGAAGTGGAGGAGGAAGTTACATCTCCCACACCTTGATAGTGGCTGAAGAGCTGGTGTAAAAGAACGTGGTACTCCTTTGTAAAAATATGGTCTTGCAGTTTGAACCTACCAGAAGATAGCAaaagtcattaagaaaaaacagcactatgacattttctattaaaaaatgatgattggaaataatttctatgtgtataaatagaaatatttttctatttgcagCTGTAAAAGAGAATCTTTATTTTGAAGCTGGTAAAATGATTGCAGTTTGTCTGGTTCATGGTGGTCCatctcctgggtttttttccaaaacactgTTTGATTGCCTTGTCTATGGTCCAGAGAATGTGAAGCCAGTTTTGGAAGATGTTGCTGATGTTGATGTAGCACAAACAATAAAAACGGTAATATGCaataagttttatttcttacttAAGACTATATTTGGAGATAAAGGACTTGCAGGATATAAATTTTGTTGAAattaaaaagcttatttttcacatatatgtatacacacatgTAGTAAACAAGTGCCTAACTTATCTTTTTATGCagataaaatatgcaaataatgTGTCCAGCCTACAGTCTACACTACAGGACTGTTGTGaattccttgctgctgctggatgttTAAAACCTGTAACAGCTTTGTGTGATAAGGACACGCTGGTGAATGACCTATTGATCTATCATGTAATCAAGAGAATTACTTTACCCTTagaaaggtttgttttgtttgtgtttttgaaCTTCTTGGTTCTTTTCCTCACTGCAACTCTAAATAATACGTTGCTAAAACTAACTTTCACGAGTTCTTACTTCTACTTACTCTCCATTTAAACCACTGAAGTGTACTGtaattttcagttaattaaGTAGCAACTGTTAACTAGGTAGTTAAACCGAAAGACAAATTATTCCTCTGCATACCTGCTCTGACTTCTCCTTGGTCAAGGTTCCTTTTTCAGCCTTATAATGAAGGCAGATTCACAATTTTTAAACTACAGCATCACAAAGACCTTAGCACTATAAAATTTCTCTAGCTTATGTTCAATTTTAATTCGGAATTGCTTGAATTtagaatatttacatttcagaaatgcttaGCATATGTTTAGAATTCAGTTGAGTTTTCTTGACTGTTTTGTGTGTGCCATTAGAAGTGCAATACTGTCAACAAGTGTTAAGTTGGCCTGTTTAGAACATAAGCATTGAATTGATGTTACTGTGAGGTAATGATCTCATTAGCTGGAAAAGTTGCAGCTCTTGACAGTTCTTTGATTGGTCTCTGGCCTTAATTCCAATTCACattcttcagctgctctgtaaAAATTTATTGGATGTTAATTTTTTCAACAAGCATAGCCTGATTTAAACTTCATATATAGTGTTATCTATATCATATCATTATATCCTATCTAATGTTATCAGCATTGGACACAGCACTTCAAGTGTGGCCTGACTGAAAAAGATCACCTCCCTTGAACTGCTGGCAACACAGTTCCTAGTATGGcccaggaggctgctgcctgCATTTGCCACAGGCAGAAATAATAGCATGTAAGCACATGCAGTCTTGCAAAAGCCAAGTGAAAGCTGTCTTTTAAGACaacttattttttctattgACAAGGAATTTAAGGTGTTTTCCAAAGAGCTGTTTTTAAGAAAGAGAATTGCTAGATTTTCACATTAAAGTTAAAAGTACCTTGTACATACAGTCTACTACCTGGAGATAAGGTCAGTTTCTACATTTCACATATCCTTTTATTTCCCCGTAAAGCTCTAGAGAAACATTTAGATTGTTAAAATGAGAGTTAAACACATTTCCCAAGACAAAATGAGAGTAATATGTAACCTTTTTGACAAGAGTTAGAGACTGGAGATGgggaagatttattttatcCCATCTTGCAGCTTTATAAAATGCAGAGATCTGACGTGTGAtcactctttcttttttccccctcctagTTTTAGGCAGGGTTTGAAAACTCTTGGCGTTCtagagaaaatgcaaatgcacCCGGATGTATTCTCTAGCATATTGTGCCACAAACCCGAAAGACTTTCAGCAGAAATTGTTTGTGATCTCTTTACAATCCATTCCTCATCAGATGTAAATAAAGTTGAAGGTGCTGATTTTTGGATGGGCTATTTGCAAGATGTGGAgagtaagtaatttttttttatttttttttagttttaggGGTCAGTGGTGTAAATAAATCAAGGTTTTGTAGTCACTATCAGTTCCTAATTgttctttcttccccctctttctTACTAATTGGAATTTTTGAAACTGTTGCCCAAAACCTTAGCGGGgtaaatatctgaaaaatttgCTCTAGGATTCCTGcgaattaaaaaacaaaaatccaacaCACAACTTTAAGAGATACAGAAAAATCATTTATTAAATAGATGGACTGAATTATTAAAGACCAGTTATCTATCTTTTTCATGCAGAAGAGATTCTTGTATTCACTTAAGATGTCTCAGAACTAATTTAAGTTGGTTTTTCTTGCTAAACTTTTTCTGAGGTAGCCATATAACTGCTAATTATTCAGCATATTGGtttgactgggtttttttccacttagtGCTTAACATGCAGGGTAGTGGTTTATATGCAATAATCAATGATAAAACTCAATCCTATTTTTTTAGGTGGTGAGTCTGTAGTGACGTTGGAGGATATTCTGCTCTTCGTAACAGGCTCCTGTTATATACCATCCATTGGTTTTGATCCTGAACCTACGATTAAATTTTTGCATATAACGTATCCCATTGGAAACAGACTTCTTAATTGCTTAGAGCTTCCCATAACAAAGACGTATCAGCagttcaaaaataaaatggagcTCACCATCAGGAACACCCTAAGAGTTGAAAAGGAATAAGTATTTTTGCTATTAAACTGAATGTTGGACACTTGAGTTTTCTGCAGGAACATCTGCTTTTAATTCACTCCTGTATTTTTGGACAACATGCTTTTAGTAATTTTCGACCTTTCCCCCAAAATTATGCTAAAAATTACGTTGTGGGGGGAAAGacaattttcaaatttaaaaaaaaaacaactttatctcctgaataattttccttttgacGTTGACTTTAAGAGTCCTCCATCTCTTGCAGAAGTACTTTAAATGTCAGCATTTGCTGTAGACAGATATGAAATGTTACCATACTCTGTAACAGGTAAATATGTGAATTGTATCAAATACTTGGGTAAATTATTTATCAAAAACAAACCAGGTGCGTTTTGAAGACAACTGCTGTAGAGCATTGTCTTGTGTAAAACTCTGATGCAGTTCTTCAGTTCCATTTGTATTATCTCAGTAATTGATTTGTGTATTGATTCATTTATGTTCTGATGGTTCATAGAAACCTGGGAAAGTTAAAATACTTTTAGTTTCATGGTCATTGTGGCTAGTGCATTCGAGGTCTGGAGAAAACATTGGTAAAATAATACAGCATAAGAACAAAAACTGATTGAACTTGTGTCTCTGTTTTTAAACTAAATCTTTGACATTTGCACATTTCTGCATTCTACTGTCATGcattactttttaattactGATAGAGCCAAAATAGTAAACACCAGAAGTTTGTTGAACATGCAACAATAACTGGTCTTTCAAAGTGAAATACATTAGTTAGACTTAATGTTGTTGAGTATGAAAGAATAGGAGTTTCTTGCTCATTAGGACATGTAAACTTGTCTTCCATTAAAGTATATTCATACAACCATGTactaaagcttttctttaaactAAAGGCAGTCAACCATCAAGCTTGTTTGGGTCTGAGACTTTTCTAGCTTTTATTCTAAACTCTTCCAATTCAGTCGTAGGCGCATTCTGAGCACtgtagaaaatatattttagtgcTGCAGTACTTTGTGTAGATGGCCGGGCCATTGAGCTGTGAAAGATAAGTAGTGAAATTCCTATGCAGAAACACTTCAATGTTACTAATGCTTCATCTATGACAGTAAAAGGACATTGAAATacattctttttaaatgtatgctgctctctgttttgaaattatattatttcCCTCTGTTAGTTTTGACCACTTTGTACTTTGTCCTGAACATAACTTGTGCTATAGATGTAATACAGATACATACGTGTCTGTATGTATGCACATTCTTCAAAATACTGGGAAGTGATCATAcacttttttattaatatagaTTGATTTGAATTGAAAATATAAGCAGGATTGCTTTACATTTGAATTCCTTGGCAAGGAAGTACATCCACAGTAATTATAAATGGATAggtgcttctgaaaaaaaatgtaagaaagtCTAAGGAAATCATTGCAAGTCTTAGATCAGATATTTCTCATTACTGAATGCCTAAACAATCTAATATCATCAGTCTTGTCATTATAAATTTAGGAATACTAGAAATTAAGACAGTACTAGCCATGGTTTTTGCTTGTTAGCCAAAAACATATTCAAGtctcctttaaaataaacatgatcTCTTGGAGAATGTAATTTAACTTGTTTATATATAAGCATTTTCTCAGTGTCTTCTCCAATAGTACAGTGTTTCTGATCTTTGCATAATTATGACTCTCATTCTGCCAATAAATTCTTTGTATTCTTACCCTTCACAATGGTCTATTACCATTATAAGGAGAGTGGTTTGGCACAAATATGTTTACATAATAAGGATTCATATTgtatgtttgtatttttcaaatatgagTTTCCTGCAGatatactttaaaaatgattttaaaattattttgttgccTAGCTAAAGATATGTGTTCTGTAATGTTAGTCTTCCAGATT
This sequence is a window from Parus major isolate Abel chromosome 5, Parus_major1.1, whole genome shotgun sequence. Protein-coding genes within it:
- the G2E3 gene encoding G2/M phase-specific E3 ubiquitin-protein ligase isoform X2 is translated as MSKTNNFDVQSTFCVLCGRTDDCPEKYGEKRTYVEYNLTVHYYCLLMSSGIWQRGEEDEGVDGFLITDIRKEVNRAAKLKCNICKKKGASIGCVAPKCKRSYHFPCGLQRECIFQFMEDFRSYCWEHRPVQTFTDKESREASQCTICLDLVEHLPLYTVLKSPCCKNAWFHRECLQYQALSAGIFFFRCTVCNNKDNFQKEMLRMGIHIPERDASWELEENAYQDLLHCYQHCDVKRCLCKKGRDYNEPDSKWEIKRCQYCGSRGTHLACSSLRSWEQNWECMECRSIFAKSGKYSKRKKRALATSEKTNGTTCLLEEPPPKSPRPSSGSPCNFLLQSPKIMCQNLSPCSHLEFPASNRVTMSLSPVMSNRSWSLRHRQLRKQRWEACNILKQLKVQVKTKTTRLNINAENIWSSALKGFRQRIFSPTNTIEVSFLNCKNRSKTKTSAASKHHFFQLLMHHLQNSSLFEGSSGKNLSLDFQAVKENLYFEAGKMIAVCLVHGGPSPGFFSKTLFDCLVYGPENVKPVLEDVADVDVAQTIKTIKYANNVSSLQSTLQDCCEFLAAAGCLKPVTALCDKDTLVNDLLIYHVIKRITLPLESFRQGLKTLGVLEKMQMHPDVFSSILCHKPERLSAEIVCDLFTIHSSSDVNKVEGADFWMGYLQDVESGESVVTLEDILLFVTGSCYIPSIGFDPEPTIKFLHITYPIGNRLLNCLELPITKTYQQFKNKMELTIRNTLRVEKE
- the G2E3 gene encoding G2/M phase-specific E3 ubiquitin-protein ligase isoform X1, which produces MFINALVVLNTVFLLHDRQPEELRMSKTNNFDVQSTFCVLCGRTDDCPEKYGEKRTYVEYNLTVHYYCLLMSSGIWQRGEEDEGVDGFLITDIRKEVNRAAKLKCNICKKKGASIGCVAPKCKRSYHFPCGLQRECIFQFMEDFRSYCWEHRPVQTFTDKESREASQCTICLDLVEHLPLYTVLKSPCCKNAWFHRECLQYQALSAGIFFFRCTVCNNKDNFQKEMLRMGIHIPERDASWELEENAYQDLLHCYQHCDVKRCLCKKGRDYNEPDSKWEIKRCQYCGSRGTHLACSSLRSWEQNWECMECRSIFAKSGKYSKRKKRALATSEKTNGTTCLLEEPPPKSPRPSSGSPCNFLLQSPKIMCQNLSPCSHLEFPASNRVTMSLSPVMSNRSWSLRHRQLRKQRWEACNILKQLKVQVKTKTTRLNINAENIWSSALKGFRQRIFSPTNTIEVSFLNCKNRSKTKTSAASKHHFFQLLMHHLQNSSLFEGSSGKNLSLDFQAVKENLYFEAGKMIAVCLVHGGPSPGFFSKTLFDCLVYGPENVKPVLEDVADVDVAQTIKTIKYANNVSSLQSTLQDCCEFLAAAGCLKPVTALCDKDTLVNDLLIYHVIKRITLPLESFRQGLKTLGVLEKMQMHPDVFSSILCHKPERLSAEIVCDLFTIHSSSDVNKVEGADFWMGYLQDVESGESVVTLEDILLFVTGSCYIPSIGFDPEPTIKFLHITYPIGNRLLNCLELPITKTYQQFKNKMELTIRNTLRVEKE